The Aequorivita sublithincola DSM 14238 genome window below encodes:
- a CDS encoding bifunctional 5,10-methylenetetrahydrofolate dehydrogenase/5,10-methenyltetrahydrofolate cyclohydrolase, translated as MTILDGKKVSNDIKNEIAAEVDKMKAAGEKVPHLAAIIVGNDGASLTYVGSKVRACERVGFESTLVKMPETTSELELLKKIKELNEDDNIDGFIVQLPLPPQIDTQKVLLTVDPSKDVDGFHPENFGKMALDMSTFIPATPFGILELLQRYDVDTKGKHTVVIGRSHIVGRPMSILMSRKGWPGNSTVTLTHSNTKNIAQITTQADIIISALGVPNFLKAEMVKDDVVIIDVGITRVEDANHPKGYVITGDVDFENVSKKASYITPVPGGVGPMTIAMLLKNTLLAREQRKV; from the coding sequence ATGACAATTCTAGACGGAAAGAAAGTAAGTAACGATATTAAAAACGAAATCGCAGCCGAAGTCGATAAGATGAAAGCAGCTGGTGAAAAAGTACCGCATCTTGCCGCGATTATAGTGGGAAATGACGGTGCCAGTCTCACCTACGTTGGAAGTAAAGTGCGAGCTTGCGAGCGCGTTGGTTTTGAATCTACATTAGTAAAAATGCCCGAAACCACGAGCGAACTAGAGTTGTTGAAGAAAATTAAAGAACTTAACGAAGACGACAACATTGACGGTTTCATAGTGCAGCTCCCATTACCTCCGCAAATTGATACTCAAAAGGTATTGCTTACTGTAGATCCTTCGAAAGATGTTGATGGTTTTCACCCAGAAAACTTCGGAAAAATGGCTTTGGATATGAGTACGTTTATTCCTGCTACGCCTTTCGGAATTCTTGAATTACTTCAGCGTTATGATGTTGATACAAAAGGGAAACATACTGTTGTTATAGGTAGAAGTCATATTGTTGGCCGTCCAATGAGTATTTTGATGAGCCGTAAAGGTTGGCCAGGAAATAGTACGGTCACACTTACGCACAGCAACACTAAAAATATCGCGCAAATAACTACGCAGGCAGATATTATTATTTCGGCATTGGGAGTTCCCAACTTTTTGAAAGCTGAAATGGTTAAAGATGACGTTGTAATAATTGACGTTGGAATTACAAGAGTTGAAGATGCAAACCATCCAAAAGGTTATGTAATTACGGGCGACGTTGACTTTGAAAACGTCAGTAAAAAAGCTTCATATATAACACCTGTTCCTGGAGGCGTTGGTCCAATGACTATTGCAATGCTTCTTAAGAACACCCTTTTAGCTCGAGAACAGCGGAAAGTTTAA
- a CDS encoding VOC family protein — MSNHLRPFHLAIPVDNLEECRKFYSDTLELSEGRSSDHWVDFDFFGHQLVIHLKEKIAKDTQSSNPVDGKDVPIPHFGVVLDMKTFKIFSEKLIQKNITFIIAPYIRFEGQVGEQATMFFKDPAGNALEFKAFNDLTQLFSK, encoded by the coding sequence ATGAGCAATCACCTAAGACCATTCCATCTTGCAATTCCCGTGGACAATTTGGAAGAATGTAGAAAATTTTATAGCGATACACTAGAACTTTCCGAGGGACGCAGCAGCGATCATTGGGTAGATTTTGACTTTTTTGGGCATCAGCTTGTTATTCATTTAAAGGAAAAAATTGCTAAAGACACCCAAAGCAGTAACCCAGTTGATGGAAAAGACGTACCAATTCCACATTTTGGGGTTGTTCTAGATATGAAAACCTTTAAGATTTTTTCTGAAAAATTAATTCAAAAAAACATTACTTTCATCATTGCCCCATACATCCGTTTTGAAGGACAAGTGGGAGAACAAGCCACGATGTTTTTTAAAGACCCAGCTGGAAATGCACTGGAATTCAAGGCTTTCAACGATTTAACACAACTTTTCTCCAAATGA
- a CDS encoding DUF7218 family protein: MPNPKIKNEAQYDALRDKGYSQEKSARIANTPDAGKKGGKAKPYEDWTKEELYSQAKNVGINGRSKMNKEELINALRNN; encoded by the coding sequence ATGCCAAATCCAAAAATCAAAAACGAAGCACAGTATGATGCACTGCGTGACAAAGGATACAGCCAAGAGAAATCTGCTCGTATCGCGAACACTCCAGACGCAGGAAAAAAAGGCGGAAAAGCTAAACCGTATGAAGATTGGACGAAAGAAGAGCTCTATTCCCAAGCAAAAAATGTTGGTATAAATGGTCGTTCGAAAATGAATAAAGAAGAATTAATAAACGCTTTACGAAATAACTAA
- the gyrB gene encoding DNA topoisomerase (ATP-hydrolyzing) subunit B — protein MSEEQKKGSYGADQIQALEGMEHVRMRPSMYIGDVGPRGLHHLVYEVVDNSIDEAMGGYCDTIEMWINEDNSVTVKDNGRGIPVDLHKKEGVSALQVVMTKIGAGGKFDKDSYKVSGGLHGVGVSVVNALSGHLTATVHRDGKIWQQEYERGKALYPVKPIGETDYRGTIVTFKPDADIFQQTLEYNYDTLASRMRELSFLNRGLTIYVTDKRHKDEKGEVVTEKFHSEEGLKEFIRFLDGNREPIIAQVISMEGEKNDIPVEVAMVYNTSFNENLHSYVNNINTHEGGTHLAGFRAGLTRTLKKYADASGMLDKLKFEIAGDDFREGLTAIISVKVQEPQFEGQTKTKLGNREVMAAVSQAVSEMLENYLEEHPNDAKTIVQKVILAAQARHAARKAREMVQRKTVMSGGGLPGKLSDCSEQDPEKCEVFLVEGDSAGGTAKQGRDRNFQAILPLRGKILNVEKAMHHKVFENEEIRNIYTALGVTIGTEEDSKALNLTKLRYHKVVIMCDADVDGSHIATLILTFFFRYMRELVEGGHIYIATPPLYLVKKGAKKEYAWSDKERDRLNEEFGGSAGIQRYKGLGEMNAEQLWVTTMNPEFRTLRQVTIDNGTEADRIFSMLMGDEVPPRREFIEKNAIYANIDV, from the coding sequence ATGAGCGAAGAACAGAAAAAAGGCAGCTACGGCGCCGACCAGATACAAGCGTTAGAGGGAATGGAACATGTGCGCATGCGCCCATCCATGTACATTGGTGATGTTGGCCCACGTGGTTTACATCATTTGGTTTATGAGGTAGTAGATAACTCAATAGATGAAGCAATGGGTGGCTATTGCGACACTATTGAAATGTGGATAAATGAAGATAACTCCGTAACCGTAAAGGATAACGGTCGTGGTATTCCTGTAGACCTTCACAAAAAAGAAGGCGTTTCTGCATTGCAAGTTGTAATGACTAAAATTGGAGCTGGTGGAAAATTTGATAAAGATTCCTATAAAGTTTCCGGTGGTTTGCACGGGGTTGGTGTTTCTGTAGTGAATGCACTTTCAGGACATTTAACTGCTACTGTTCATCGTGATGGCAAAATTTGGCAACAAGAATACGAACGCGGTAAAGCCTTATATCCTGTAAAACCAATTGGTGAAACAGATTACCGCGGAACTATTGTGACTTTTAAACCAGATGCGGATATATTTCAGCAAACACTAGAGTATAACTACGATACGCTAGCAAGTAGAATGCGCGAGCTTTCATTTTTGAATAGAGGTTTAACTATTTATGTAACCGATAAGCGTCACAAAGATGAAAAAGGCGAAGTCGTAACAGAAAAATTTCACAGTGAAGAAGGTTTAAAAGAGTTTATCCGCTTTTTAGATGGAAACCGAGAGCCGATTATTGCTCAAGTAATTTCAATGGAAGGCGAAAAGAACGACATTCCTGTTGAAGTTGCGATGGTTTATAATACATCATTCAACGAAAATCTGCATTCCTATGTAAATAATATCAACACCCACGAAGGTGGAACCCACCTCGCAGGTTTTCGTGCTGGATTAACGCGTACGTTGAAAAAATATGCGGATGCTTCAGGAATGCTAGACAAGCTTAAGTTTGAAATTGCCGGAGATGATTTCCGTGAAGGATTGACCGCTATTATTTCGGTAAAAGTACAAGAGCCTCAGTTTGAAGGTCAGACTAAAACAAAATTGGGTAACAGAGAGGTAATGGCTGCTGTAAGTCAAGCGGTTTCCGAAATGCTCGAAAATTATTTGGAAGAACATCCAAATGATGCGAAAACCATTGTTCAAAAAGTAATTCTTGCTGCACAAGCACGTCACGCAGCCCGTAAGGCTCGTGAAATGGTGCAACGTAAAACCGTGATGAGCGGTGGCGGGTTACCAGGAAAACTTTCAGATTGTTCTGAGCAAGATCCCGAAAAATGTGAAGTATTCCTAGTGGAGGGAGATTCGGCAGGTGGAACAGCAAAACAAGGTCGCGATCGTAATTTTCAAGCTATTCTTCCTTTAAGAGGTAAAATCCTGAATGTTGAAAAAGCAATGCATCACAAAGTTTTTGAAAACGAAGAAATTCGAAATATTTATACTGCTTTAGGTGTAACCATTGGAACTGAAGAAGATAGTAAAGCCTTAAATCTTACAAAACTGCGCTACCACAAAGTAGTGATTATGTGTGATGCGGATGTGGATGGTAGCCACATTGCCACGTTAATTTTAACTTTCTTTTTCCGTTATATGCGCGAATTAGTTGAAGGAGGGCATATATATATTGCCACGCCACCACTTTACTTGGTGAAAAAAGGCGCTAAAAAAGAATATGCGTGGAGCGATAAAGAGCGTGATAGATTGAATGAGGAGTTTGGTGGAAGTGCTGGAATACAGCGCTACAAAGGTTTAGGTGAAATGAACGCCGAACAACTTTGGGTCACTACAATGAATCCAGAATTCCGTACATTACGCCAAGTAACCATAGATAACGGAACCGAAGCAGATAGAATTTTCTCAATGTTAATGGGCGATGAGGTACCACCAAGACGTGAATTTATCGAGAAGAATGCTATTTATGCGAATATTGATGTGTAA
- a CDS encoding DUF2911 domain-containing protein produces MKKALLIFFIVSIGISLQNLQAQSFPEMDASPMDLVMARPDKKSPPFARVIYSRPQKKGRVIYGDIVPYGKVWRTGANEATELDVYVPMTVGNTTLKPGTYTLYTIPEEDNWTVIINSDTNVWGAYSYKKEKDVLRITVPVKDAAAPIESLSMIFRTDDKGTVLMIGWDNEYVEIPFKKV; encoded by the coding sequence ATGAAAAAAGCACTCCTCATTTTCTTTATTGTTTCTATCGGAATTTCACTCCAAAACCTACAAGCACAGAGTTTTCCTGAAATGGATGCCTCTCCAATGGATCTTGTAATGGCACGCCCCGACAAGAAAAGCCCTCCTTTTGCAAGAGTTATTTACAGCAGACCCCAAAAAAAGGGACGTGTTATTTATGGAGATATTGTGCCTTACGGAAAAGTTTGGCGTACTGGTGCCAACGAAGCTACAGAACTTGATGTTTACGTACCAATGACAGTGGGAAACACAACATTGAAGCCAGGAACATATACGCTTTACACCATTCCAGAAGAAGATAACTGGACAGTTATCATAAACAGTGACACTAACGTTTGGGGAGCTTATAGCTATAAAAAGGAAAAAGATGTTTTGCGTATTACTGTTCCTGTTAAAGATGCAGCAGCGCCAATTGAGTCCCTTTCAATGATCTTTAGAACAGATGACAAAGGAACGGTTTTGATGATTGGTTGGGATAATGAATATGTAGAAATTCCCTTTAAAAAAGTCTAA
- a CDS encoding four helix bundle protein has translation MNIFEISKTFPKEEIYSLTDQIRRASRSVSANIAESYRKRIYPKHYASKLSDSDAENSEKEVWLEYAWRCK, from the coding sequence ATGAATATTTTTGAAATATCAAAAACATTTCCGAAAGAAGAAATATATTCATTAACAGATCAAATAAGAAGAGCTTCGCGAAGTGTTTCAGCTAATATAGCAGAATCTTATAGAAAGAGAATTTATCCAAAACATTATGCAAGTAAGCTTTCCGATAGCGACGCAGAGAATTCCGAGAAAGAAGTGTGGTTGGAGTATGCTTGGAGATGCAAATAA
- a CDS encoding AI-2E family transporter, which produces MIKEIPPQIIRQIFVILLILLIGSLIFREMLPYLTGVLGAVTIYVLMRKWMANLVNKRKWNPSLAATFLMLASFFIIVIPIAGIILMLTNKIGTAVENSGEVVHAVKEQLSNMEDKVGYDLSSQIDPSAIGSWLTENLQGLVGGTFNAFIAIGLMYFMLYYMFTNRKDLRDSFRDYIPMNRENLKEVGVEVQKMVRSNALGIPMVGLAQGIIALIGFLIFGTEDPFFWFVIVTISSMIPFVGTLLGILPVFILTLSSGDTFQAWGILIYGFVVVGSTDNIIRLYVLKKLDDVHPLVTLIGVIVGVPLFGFIGLIFGPLLISLFMVIVKIYRKEYGKENAVTGEEKL; this is translated from the coding sequence ATGATCAAAGAAATACCGCCTCAAATAATTAGACAAATATTTGTCATCTTGCTTATTTTATTAATTGGAAGCCTAATTTTTAGGGAAATGCTTCCTTATCTCACAGGAGTTCTGGGTGCTGTTACAATTTATGTATTGATGCGTAAATGGATGGCTAATTTAGTTAATAAAAGAAAATGGAATCCATCTCTAGCCGCTACATTCCTGATGCTGGCTTCCTTCTTCATAATTGTTATTCCTATTGCTGGTATTATTTTAATGCTTACTAATAAAATTGGAACCGCCGTAGAAAATTCAGGTGAAGTGGTGCATGCAGTAAAGGAGCAGTTAAGCAATATGGAAGACAAAGTGGGTTACGATCTTAGTTCGCAAATTGACCCATCTGCTATTGGCAGCTGGCTAACCGAGAACCTTCAAGGTTTGGTTGGCGGCACTTTTAATGCTTTCATCGCAATTGGTTTAATGTATTTCATGCTTTACTATATGTTTACAAATCGGAAGGATTTGAGAGATTCATTTAGAGATTACATTCCAATGAATCGTGAAAACCTTAAAGAAGTGGGTGTTGAAGTTCAAAAAATGGTTCGCTCCAACGCATTGGGAATCCCAATGGTAGGTCTCGCTCAAGGAATAATCGCACTTATTGGCTTTTTGATTTTTGGAACAGAAGATCCATTTTTCTGGTTTGTTATCGTAACAATATCTAGTATGATTCCTTTCGTGGGTACATTATTGGGTATTTTGCCCGTATTTATACTAACGCTATCATCTGGAGATACCTTCCAGGCTTGGGGAATTTTGATATATGGCTTTGTAGTTGTGGGTTCTACTGACAATATTATTCGTCTTTATGTTCTTAAAAAATTGGACGATGTTCATCCGCTTGTTACACTTATAGGTGTTATAGTGGGAGTTCCACTTTTTGGATTTATTGGTTTAATCTTCGGACCTTTATTAATCAGCCTTTTTATGGTTATTGTAAAAATATATCGAAAAGAATACGGCAAAGAGAATGCTGTTACTGGAGAAGAAAAACTATAG
- a CDS encoding YkvA family protein → MLFGKKKDKKPSKIALMDDKINEDYVEEKVTKIKDQDVEIVMANEEAISEKLSNASPLRKYAELGKIMFAMLKDVKKGSYKTVPWFTIASIAVALLYVLNPFDLVPDFIPGVGYIDDLAVLSISMGWIETDLHKYLDWRLTETEKS, encoded by the coding sequence ATGCTTTTCGGAAAAAAGAAAGATAAAAAACCTTCAAAAATCGCCTTGATGGACGATAAAATAAACGAAGATTACGTTGAAGAAAAAGTAACAAAAATAAAAGACCAAGATGTTGAAATAGTAATGGCAAATGAAGAAGCTATTTCAGAAAAACTGAGCAATGCCAGTCCGTTACGAAAATATGCCGAGCTAGGAAAAATTATGTTCGCAATGCTTAAAGATGTAAAAAAAGGAAGTTATAAAACCGTGCCGTGGTTTACAATCGCTTCTATTGCCGTAGCACTTTTATATGTTTTAAACCCTTTTGATTTGGTTCCAGACTTTATTCCAGGAGTTGGGTATATTGATGATTTGGCCGTACTATCAATAAGTATGGGTTGGATAGAAACCGATCTTCATAAATATTTAGATTGGCGTCTCACTGAAACTGAAAAAAGTTAA
- a CDS encoding 7-carboxy-7-deazaguanine synthase QueE codes for MKKEVQDLVNAGVMLPLMEEFYTIQGEGFHKGTAAYFIRVGGCDVGCHWCDVKESWNADLHPPTAIESIVENAAKYSKTIVITGGEPLTWNMDPLTEMLKSQGMQIHIETSGAYKLTGTWDWVCLSPKKMKLPTKEVYKAANELKVIIFNKDDFRFAEEQAAKINENCILYLQPEWSKRDKMVPLIVDYVMQNPQWKVSLQTHKYLNIP; via the coding sequence ATGAAAAAAGAAGTTCAAGATTTAGTAAATGCAGGAGTCATGCTTCCGTTGATGGAAGAATTCTACACCATTCAAGGAGAGGGATTCCATAAAGGAACGGCGGCATATTTTATAAGAGTGGGCGGTTGCGATGTGGGCTGCCATTGGTGCGATGTAAAAGAAAGTTGGAATGCAGACCTGCATCCTCCAACTGCAATAGAAAGTATTGTTGAAAATGCAGCAAAATATTCAAAAACCATCGTTATTACAGGTGGCGAACCACTTACTTGGAATATGGATCCGCTAACAGAAATGCTGAAAAGCCAAGGAATGCAGATACATATTGAAACTTCTGGAGCATACAAACTTACTGGAACTTGGGACTGGGTTTGTCTTTCACCCAAAAAGATGAAGCTGCCTACTAAAGAAGTTTATAAAGCAGCAAATGAATTGAAAGTAATCATTTTTAATAAAGATGATTTTCGTTTTGCGGAAGAACAAGCGGCAAAGATTAATGAAAACTGCATTCTATATCTACAGCCCGAATGGAGCAAACGCGATAAAATGGTTCCTTTGATTGTGGATTACGTTATGCAAAATCCGCAATGGAAAGTTTCGTTGCAGACGCATAAATATTTGAATATCCCATAA
- a CDS encoding helicase HerA-like domain-containing protein — MADKQAFFDYINNGYTTKGDFLNLGAAMLDGETVKDAYVKIPLKTLNRHGLIAGATGTGKTKTLQIIAENLSEKGIPVLLMDVKGDLSGIAEPGTNNAKIEERHASIGFPYEAKKFPAEILSLSDQEGVRLRATVSEFGPVLLARILDLSDVQSGIVSVIFKYCDDNKMPLLDLKDFKKILQYSTDEGKKEFDDAYGRISSSSTGAILRKVVELEQQGADLFFGEKSFDPQDLLRINENGMGYINILRLTDIQDRPKLFSTFMLSLLAEIYATFPEQGDSGRPELVIFVDEAHLIFNEASSALLNQIESIVKLIRSKGVGLYFVTQNPTDVPDAVLSQLGLKIQHALRAFTAKDRKAIKLTAENYPLSDYYKTDEVLTALGIGEALVSVLNEKGIPTPLARTMLRAPMSRMDVLTNDELKGLLKTSKLIPKYNEVTDRESAYEMLNEKIEIANKEEVKEKAEKEKEAARKTTSSRSSSSRRSTSNPWLKTLSSPTVIRSVLGILGKMMK; from the coding sequence ATGGCAGACAAGCAGGCTTTTTTCGATTACATAAACAACGGCTATACTACTAAAGGCGACTTCCTAAATCTTGGTGCGGCAATGCTGGATGGCGAAACCGTGAAAGATGCTTATGTAAAAATTCCGTTGAAAACCTTAAACCGCCACGGACTTATAGCTGGCGCAACTGGAACAGGAAAAACAAAAACGCTTCAAATTATTGCTGAAAACCTTTCAGAAAAAGGAATCCCAGTGCTATTGATGGACGTAAAAGGCGACCTTAGCGGAATTGCAGAACCTGGAACCAACAATGCTAAAATTGAGGAACGCCACGCCTCCATTGGTTTTCCGTATGAAGCTAAAAAATTTCCCGCCGAAATACTTTCGCTTTCAGACCAAGAAGGTGTTCGTCTTCGTGCAACAGTGAGTGAGTTTGGACCGGTTTTGCTTGCAAGAATTTTAGATTTGAGCGATGTGCAATCGGGAATCGTTTCCGTAATTTTTAAATATTGTGATGACAACAAAATGCCATTGCTAGATTTAAAGGATTTCAAAAAAATATTGCAATACTCCACAGATGAAGGGAAAAAAGAGTTTGATGATGCTTATGGCCGCATTTCATCTTCTTCAACCGGAGCAATTCTTCGTAAAGTAGTAGAATTAGAACAACAAGGTGCCGATTTATTTTTTGGAGAAAAATCGTTTGACCCACAAGATCTACTTCGTATAAACGAAAACGGAATGGGTTATATCAACATTCTCCGATTGACAGATATTCAAGATCGTCCGAAGCTTTTTTCAACTTTTATGCTTAGTCTTTTGGCGGAAATCTATGCTACTTTTCCAGAACAAGGCGATAGCGGAAGACCGGAATTAGTGATTTTTGTTGACGAAGCACATTTAATTTTCAACGAAGCCAGCAGTGCACTTCTAAACCAAATTGAAAGTATTGTAAAATTGATACGTTCAAAAGGTGTTGGACTATACTTTGTAACCCAAAACCCAACGGATGTGCCAGACGCTGTTTTGAGCCAACTGGGTTTAAAAATTCAACACGCGCTTCGTGCATTTACTGCTAAAGACAGAAAGGCTATAAAATTAACTGCTGAAAATTATCCGCTATCAGATTACTATAAAACTGACGAAGTTTTAACTGCTTTAGGAATCGGGGAAGCTTTAGTAAGCGTTTTGAACGAAAAAGGTATTCCAACGCCCTTGGCGAGAACGATGCTACGCGCTCCAATGAGCCGAATGGACGTTTTAACGAATGATGAACTGAAAGGTTTATTGAAAACTTCTAAATTAATTCCGAAGTATAACGAAGTAACAGATCGTGAAAGCGCCTACGAAATGTTGAACGAAAAGATTGAAATTGCCAATAAAGAAGAAGTAAAAGAAAAAGCGGAGAAAGAAAAGGAAGCTGCAAGAAAAACTACTTCAAGCAGAAGTTCATCTAGTCGTAGAAGCACTTCAAATCCTTGGCTTAAAACACTTTCAAGTCCAACTGTAATTCGAAGCGTTCTTGGAATTTTGGGGAAGATGATGAAGTAG
- the mdh gene encoding malate dehydrogenase, with the protein MKVTVVGAGAVGASCAEYIAIKNFASEVVLLDIKEGFAEGKAMDLMQTASLNGFDTKINGVTNDYSKTAGSDICVITSGIPRKPGMTREELIGINAGIVKDVSSNLVKHSPKTIIIVVSNPMDTMAYLVHKTSGLDKSKIIGMGGALDSARFKYRLAEALGAPISDVDGMVIGGHSDTGMVPLTRLATRNSVPVSKFISEERMDQVMEDTKVGGATLTKLLGTSAWYAPGAAVSGLVQAIACDQKKMFPCSVMLDGEYGLKDICIGAPVILGRNGIEKIVELELNDAEKAHMKESAEGVRKTNDLLEL; encoded by the coding sequence ATGAAAGTAACAGTTGTAGGAGCAGGTGCTGTTGGCGCAAGTTGTGCTGAGTACATTGCCATCAAAAATTTTGCAAGCGAAGTAGTTTTGTTAGACATTAAAGAAGGTTTTGCTGAAGGTAAGGCTATGGATTTAATGCAAACAGCTTCATTAAACGGTTTCGACACTAAAATAAACGGTGTTACAAACGATTATTCTAAAACAGCAGGTAGCGATATTTGCGTAATCACAAGCGGAATTCCACGTAAACCAGGAATGACACGTGAAGAATTGATCGGTATAAACGCTGGAATCGTGAAGGATGTTTCTTCAAACCTTGTAAAACATTCTCCTAAAACTATTATAATCGTAGTGAGCAACCCGATGGATACAATGGCCTATTTGGTTCATAAAACATCAGGTTTAGATAAAAGTAAAATCATTGGAATGGGTGGAGCTTTAGATAGCGCTCGTTTCAAATATCGTTTGGCAGAAGCTTTGGGCGCACCAATTAGCGATGTGGACGGAATGGTAATTGGCGGTCACAGTGATACTGGAATGGTACCATTAACACGTTTGGCAACAAGAAATAGTGTTCCTGTAAGTAAATTTATTTCTGAAGAAAGAATGGATCAAGTAATGGAAGACACCAAAGTTGGTGGAGCTACACTTACTAAATTATTAGGAACTTCAGCTTGGTATGCTCCAGGAGCAGCAGTTTCTGGACTGGTACAGGCAATTGCTTGCGACCAAAAGAAAATGTTTCCTTGCTCCGTAATGCTTGATGGCGAATACGGTTTGAAAGATATTTGTATCGGTGCTCCAGTTATTTTAGGAAGAAACGGTATCGAAAAAATCGTTG